From the genome of Rhizobium binae, one region includes:
- a CDS encoding PAS domain-containing sensor histidine kinase — MMDVRRATVAGGRLRVDFDGLKAWRDSLSGRSTSEPLLRHLPKAELILKRAIPALIIAFLSVVAASHFFGMMSEYSRLEASARHATALSAATASAVFADAADIFDSGDIAEGQARLARYLPQDRLDNGAFVLLVQASGKVFAATTAGLPRVGSNVGDFFPEVSAIRRFGDRAGVIETTIGGVPHYAEITLMGNAGGYVVAATSLEEVGRLWREELALNVTLFAGISSILLVILYAYYTQVKRARDADDIFLESNLRVETALSRGRCGLWDFDFENREFFWSRSMYDMLGLPGSDKTMSFGEAARLMHPDDGGLYEIARAIAKGHSGQVDQIFRMRHAGGHYVWMRARAQVIRSNSGRMHLIGIAMDVTEQHRLAQRYAEADQRLADAIECTSEAFVLWDKNDRLVMCNTHFQQAYGLPDSVLVPGTERSIVNAAAARPVIERRIADADGSGYSRTTEVQLADERWLQINERRTRDGGRVSVGTDITLMKRHQERLRESERRLMATIGDLSASRQTLEIQKAELSTANANYQAEKERAEAANKAKSEFLANMSHELRTPLNAILGFSEILQNQMFGPLGSLKYDEYARDIHDSGKHLLNVINDILDMSKIEAGHLRLHRERIDLVPLIEESLRFTAIPAAEKNILIDQRISSGLTLTADRRAMKQVLLNLLSNAVKFTDNGGRIAVRTRRVDGAVTVTIADTGIGIPRSALSKIGQPFEQVQSQYAKSKGGSGLGLAISRSLTALHGGRMKIRSREAVGTVISLCIPDDA, encoded by the coding sequence ATGATGGACGTGCGGCGGGCAACCGTGGCCGGAGGACGGCTGCGTGTCGATTTTGACGGGCTGAAAGCCTGGCGAGACAGCCTCTCCGGTCGCTCGACATCGGAACCCCTCCTGCGTCATCTGCCGAAGGCGGAGCTCATCTTGAAGCGCGCCATTCCGGCATTGATCATCGCCTTCCTCTCCGTCGTCGCCGCCTCGCATTTCTTCGGCATGATGAGCGAATATAGCCGGCTCGAGGCCTCCGCCCGCCATGCCACCGCGCTTTCGGCGGCAACGGCGTCTGCCGTATTTGCCGATGCGGCCGACATATTCGACAGCGGCGATATCGCCGAGGGACAGGCCCGGCTTGCCAGGTACCTGCCGCAGGACCGGCTGGACAACGGCGCCTTCGTGCTGCTGGTGCAGGCCAGCGGCAAGGTCTTTGCCGCAACCACCGCCGGGCTTCCGCGTGTCGGCAGCAATGTCGGCGATTTCTTCCCCGAAGTCTCGGCGATCCGCCGTTTCGGTGATCGGGCCGGCGTCATCGAAACGACGATCGGCGGCGTGCCGCACTATGCCGAGATCACGCTGATGGGCAATGCTGGCGGCTATGTCGTCGCCGCCACCTCGCTCGAGGAGGTCGGCCGGCTCTGGCGCGAGGAGCTGGCGCTCAACGTCACTCTGTTTGCCGGCATCTCCTCAATCCTGCTCGTCATCCTCTATGCCTATTACACGCAGGTGAAGCGGGCCCGCGACGCCGACGACATCTTCCTGGAATCGAACCTGCGCGTCGAGACGGCGCTGTCGCGCGGCCGTTGCGGCCTTTGGGACTTCGATTTCGAGAACCGGGAATTCTTCTGGTCGCGCTCGATGTACGACATGCTCGGCCTGCCGGGCTCCGACAAGACGATGAGCTTCGGCGAGGCCGCGCGGCTGATGCATCCCGACGACGGCGGCCTCTACGAGATCGCCCGCGCCATCGCCAAGGGCCATTCCGGCCAGGTCGACCAGATCTTCCGCATGCGCCATGCCGGCGGCCACTATGTCTGGATGCGCGCCCGCGCCCAGGTGATCCGCAGCAATTCCGGCCGCATGCACCTGATCGGCATCGCCATGGACGTGACCGAACAGCACCGGCTCGCCCAGCGCTATGCGGAAGCCGACCAGCGGCTCGCCGACGCCATCGAATGCACCTCGGAAGCCTTCGTGCTCTGGGACAAGAACGACCGGCTCGTCATGTGCAACACGCATTTCCAGCAGGCTTACGGGCTGCCGGACAGCGTGCTGGTGCCCGGCACCGAGCGCTCGATCGTCAATGCCGCCGCAGCTCGCCCCGTGATCGAACGGCGGATCGCCGATGCCGACGGCTCCGGCTATTCCCGCACGACCGAGGTGCAGCTGGCCGACGAGCGCTGGCTGCAGATCAACGAGCGGCGCACCCGCGACGGCGGCAGGGTGTCCGTCGGAACCGACATCACGCTGATGAAACGCCATCAGGAGCGGTTGCGCGAATCCGAACGCCGGCTGATGGCGACGATCGGCGATCTTTCCGCCTCGCGCCAGACGCTGGAAATCCAGAAGGCCGAGCTATCGACGGCCAACGCCAACTATCAGGCGGAGAAGGAACGCGCCGAGGCTGCCAACAAAGCCAAGTCGGAATTCCTCGCCAACATGTCGCACGAGCTGCGCACACCGCTGAATGCCATTCTCGGCTTCTCGGAAATCCTGCAGAACCAGATGTTCGGGCCGCTCGGCTCGCTGAAATACGACGAATATGCCCGCGATATCCATGACAGCGGCAAGCATCTACTCAACGTCATCAACGACATCCTCGACATGTCGAAGATCGAGGCCGGCCATCTCCGGCTGCATCGCGAGCGCATCGACCTCGTGCCGCTGATCGAGGAAAGCCTGCGCTTCACCGCCATTCCGGCGGCCGAAAAGAATATCCTCATCGACCAGCGCATCTCTTCCGGCCTGACGCTGACGGCCGACCGCCGGGCGATGAAACAGGTGCTGCTCAACCTGCTCTCCAACGCCGTGAAGTTCACGGACAATGGCGGCCGCATCGCGGTGCGCACACGCCGCGTCGACGGCGCCGTCACCGTCACCATCGCCGATACCGGCATCGGCATCCCGCGCTCGGCGCTGTCGAAGATCGGCCAGCCTTTCGAACAGGTTCAGAGCCAGTATGCCAAAAGCAAGGGCGGCTCCGGCCTCGGGCTTGCCATCTCGCGTTCGCTGACCGCGCTGCATGGCGGCCGCATGAAAATACGCTCGCGCGAAGCGGTGGGCACGGTGATCTCGCTGTGCATCCCGGATGATGCTTAA
- the pepN gene encoding aminopeptidase N translates to MRTDTGQVIHLADYRPTDFVLERVDLTFELDPTETKVEARLIFHRRPGADMTAPIVLDGDELTLAGLLFDQVELDPTRYDATPESLTVRDLPESAPFELTITTIINPEANTQLMGLYRTGGIYCTQCEAEGFRRITYFPDRPDVLAPFTVNIIADKEANPLLLSNGNFLGGAGYGPGKHFAAWFDPHPKPSYLFALVAGDLGVVEDTFTTMSGRDVVLKIYVEHGKEPRAAYAMDALKRSMAWDEERFGREYDLDIFMIVAVSDFNMGAMENKGLNVFNDRYILADPETATDADYANIETVIAHEYFHNWTGNRITCRDWFQLCLKEGLTVFRDQEFTSDQRSRPVKRIADVRHLKSEQFPEDGGPLAHPVRPTTYREINNFYTRTVYEKGSEVTRMIATLLGRDGFKKGMDLYFDRHDGQAVTIEDFVKCFEDASGRDLTQFSLWYHQAGTPLVTASGSYDPAAGSFTLSLEQMTPATPGQPSKEPMHIPLSLALFGENGGKIAPSSVEGAEYAGEVLHLTGRTQTAVFHGVGSRPVVSINRSFSAPINLHFDQSPADLAHLARHETDHFARWQALTDLALPNLLKAARDAREGKPVVCEPTFVETLIAAAADESLEPAFRAQALALPSESDIARELGGNNDPDAIHAGRQAILKQIADAGKDVFAGLYAAMATSGGFSPDAKSAGLRALRNSALTYLAHAEQTTARAKAAFDAADNMTDLSHALTILAHRFPDSAETSEALAAFRDRFAENALVIDKWFTIQAGIPGVEALDRVRGLMENPLFKRTNPNRMRALVGTFAFANPTGFGRADGEGYRFLAGQILEIDGRNPQLAARILTAMRSWRSLEPTRADHARSALIEIERAPDLSTDVRDIVERTLKG, encoded by the coding sequence ATGCGAACAGATACCGGCCAGGTCATACATCTGGCAGATTACCGTCCCACCGACTTCGTGCTGGAACGCGTGGACCTGACCTTCGAACTCGATCCGACGGAGACCAAGGTCGAAGCTCGTCTCATCTTTCACCGCCGCCCGGGCGCCGACATGACCGCGCCGATCGTGCTCGACGGCGACGAGTTGACCCTGGCGGGGCTGCTGTTCGACCAGGTGGAGCTCGATCCCACGCGTTATGACGCGACGCCGGAAAGCCTCACGGTGCGCGACCTGCCGGAAAGCGCTCCCTTCGAGCTAACGATCACCACGATCATCAATCCCGAGGCCAATACCCAGCTAATGGGGCTCTATCGCACCGGCGGCATCTACTGCACGCAGTGCGAGGCGGAGGGCTTCCGTCGCATCACCTATTTCCCCGACCGGCCCGACGTGCTTGCGCCGTTCACCGTCAACATCATCGCCGACAAGGAGGCCAATCCGCTGCTCCTGTCGAACGGCAACTTCCTCGGCGGCGCCGGCTACGGCCCGGGCAAACATTTCGCCGCCTGGTTCGACCCGCATCCGAAGCCGAGCTACCTCTTTGCCCTGGTCGCCGGCGATCTCGGCGTCGTCGAAGACACATTCACCACCATGTCCGGCCGCGACGTGGTGCTGAAGATCTATGTCGAGCATGGCAAGGAGCCGCGCGCGGCCTATGCCATGGATGCGCTGAAGCGCTCGATGGCGTGGGACGAAGAGAGGTTCGGGCGCGAATATGATCTCGACATCTTCATGATCGTCGCCGTCTCCGACTTCAACATGGGCGCGATGGAGAACAAGGGCCTCAACGTCTTCAACGACAGATACATCCTTGCCGATCCCGAGACCGCGACCGATGCCGACTACGCCAATATCGAGACGGTCATCGCGCACGAATATTTCCACAACTGGACCGGCAACCGCATCACCTGCCGCGACTGGTTCCAGCTGTGCCTCAAGGAAGGCCTGACGGTCTTTCGTGACCAGGAATTTACCTCCGACCAGCGCTCACGCCCGGTCAAGCGCATCGCCGATGTGCGCCATCTGAAGTCCGAGCAGTTTCCGGAAGATGGCGGCCCGCTCGCCCATCCGGTGCGGCCGACGACATATCGCGAGATCAACAATTTCTACACGAGGACCGTCTACGAGAAGGGCAGCGAAGTCACGCGGATGATCGCGACGCTGCTCGGCAGAGACGGCTTCAAGAAGGGCATGGATCTCTATTTCGACCGCCATGACGGGCAGGCAGTGACGATCGAGGATTTCGTCAAATGCTTCGAGGATGCGAGCGGGCGCGACCTCACGCAATTCTCGCTCTGGTACCATCAGGCCGGCACGCCGCTCGTCACCGCATCGGGCAGCTATGATCCGGCGGCCGGCAGCTTCACCCTGTCGCTCGAACAGATGACGCCTGCTACACCCGGCCAGCCGAGCAAGGAACCGATGCATATCCCGCTCAGCCTGGCGCTCTTCGGCGAAAACGGCGGCAAGATCGCGCCGAGCTCGGTCGAGGGCGCCGAGTATGCCGGCGAGGTGCTGCATCTGACCGGCCGCACGCAGACGGCGGTTTTTCACGGCGTCGGCTCGCGCCCCGTCGTCTCGATCAACCGCAGCTTCTCGGCGCCGATCAACCTGCATTTCGATCAAAGCCCGGCCGATCTTGCTCATCTTGCCCGCCACGAGACGGATCATTTCGCCCGCTGGCAGGCGCTGACCGATCTGGCCTTGCCGAACCTTCTGAAAGCTGCCCGCGACGCGCGCGAGGGCAAGCCGGTCGTCTGCGAGCCGACCTTCGTCGAGACGCTGATTGCGGCGGCCGCCGACGAAAGCCTCGAGCCCGCCTTCCGCGCCCAGGCGCTGGCGCTGCCGAGCGAATCCGATATTGCCCGCGAACTCGGCGGCAATAACGATCCCGACGCCATCCATGCCGGCCGGCAGGCAATCCTCAAACAGATCGCCGATGCCGGAAAGGATGTCTTTGCCGGCCTCTACGCAGCGATGGCGACATCCGGCGGCTTCAGCCCCGATGCCAAGAGCGCCGGCCTGCGCGCGCTGCGCAATAGCGCGCTGACCTATCTCGCGCACGCCGAACAGACGACTGCGCGCGCCAAGGCAGCCTTCGACGCAGCCGACAACATGACCGACCTCAGCCATGCGCTGACGATCCTCGCCCATCGTTTCCCCGACAGTGCGGAGACAAGCGAGGCGCTGGCCGCCTTCCGCGATCGCTTTGCGGAAAACGCGCTCGTCATCGACAAATGGTTCACGATCCAGGCCGGCATTCCAGGCGTCGAGGCGCTGGACCGGGTGCGCGGCCTGATGGAGAATCCGCTTTTCAAGCGGACCAACCCGAACCGGATGCGGGCACTGGTCGGAACCTTCGCCTTTGCCAATCCGACCGGTTTCGGCCGGGCCGACGGCGAAGGCTATCGCTTCCTCGCCGGTCAGATTCTCGAGATCGACGGCCGCAACCCTCAGCTTGCGGCCCGGATTCTCACCGCGATGCGCTCCTGGCGCTCGCTGGAACCGACACGCGCCGATCACGCCCGCTCCGCACTGATCGAGATCGAGCGAGCGCCCGACCTTTCCACTGACGTGCGCGATATCGTCGAGCGCACGCTTAAAGGGTGA
- a CDS encoding DMT family transporter gives MHSVLRNPMRGIALKVSSVVVFLAMQTFIKLAGPDIPPGQVTFCRSFFALFPIMAYLAYIGQLRAAFHTDNPVGHLKRGTIGILSMAFGFYGLLHLPLPEAIALGYALPLVAVIFAAVFLGETVRIYRWSAVLVGVAGVAIISWPKLTLFRDGGMETEQAVGALCVLFSAVLGGMAMIQVRRLVEEEKTATIVLYFSLTASVFSLASLPFGWLVLPWPSALFLVAAGFCGGVAQILLTESYRHADVSTIAPFEYTSILLGGIVGYFVFGDVPSATMLIGTVIVVGAGIFIIYREHQLGIEQREARKATTPQA, from the coding sequence ATGCACTCGGTTCTCAGAAACCCGATGAGAGGCATTGCGCTGAAAGTCTCGTCGGTCGTGGTCTTCCTGGCCATGCAGACCTTCATCAAGCTGGCCGGCCCGGATATTCCGCCAGGGCAGGTCACTTTCTGCAGGTCCTTCTTCGCGCTCTTCCCGATCATGGCCTATCTCGCCTATATCGGACAGCTGCGCGCCGCCTTCCACACCGACAATCCGGTCGGTCACCTGAAGCGCGGCACGATCGGCATTCTGTCGATGGCTTTCGGCTTTTACGGCCTCCTGCATTTGCCCCTGCCGGAGGCGATCGCCCTCGGCTACGCATTGCCGCTCGTCGCCGTGATCTTTGCCGCCGTTTTTCTCGGCGAGACCGTACGCATCTATCGCTGGAGCGCCGTCCTGGTCGGCGTGGCCGGCGTTGCCATCATCTCCTGGCCAAAGCTCACGCTGTTTCGCGACGGCGGCATGGAAACCGAACAGGCCGTCGGCGCGCTGTGCGTGCTGTTTTCGGCGGTTCTCGGCGGCATGGCGATGATCCAGGTGCGCCGCCTCGTCGAGGAGGAGAAGACGGCGACGATCGTGCTGTATTTTTCGCTCACCGCATCGGTCTTCTCACTGGCTTCGCTTCCGTTCGGCTGGCTCGTCCTGCCATGGCCGTCGGCGCTTTTTCTCGTCGCCGCCGGCTTTTGCGGCGGTGTCGCGCAGATCCTGCTGACCGAAAGTTACCGCCATGCCGACGTCTCCACCATTGCGCCGTTCGAATATACTTCGATCCTGCTTGGCGGCATCGTCGGCTACTTCGTCTTCGGCGATGTGCCGAGCGCTACCATGCTGATCGGCACCGTCATCGTCGTCGGCGCCGGCATATTCATCATCTATCGCGAGCATCAGCTGGGCATCGAACAAAGAGAGGCCCGCAAGGCGACGACGCCGCAGGCCTGA
- a CDS encoding uracil-DNA glycosylase, whose amino-acid sequence MISAYDLSPAELAALLHFHADAGVEWLLEEEAVDRFAEFEAMKAARRPASAQQERPAAGERPSVGERQTSPRPTAAARPAPVSGPQPAIPDGEAVQQARFVAEAARSLGELKTAIEAFNGCNLKHSARSTIFASGDAESGIMVIGSAPSAEDDREGLPFSGKSGQLFDKMLAAIGLNRSSVLLTQVIPWRPPGNRAASAAEIDICRPFIERQIALIEPQAILLLGNFAARFFFGENDTIHGLRGRWKDIVIADRAIPAIASLHPQDLLTAPVNKRLAWNDLLAFQAKLKSLSLLRN is encoded by the coding sequence ATGATCTCCGCCTACGACCTTTCCCCCGCCGAGCTTGCAGCGCTTCTGCATTTCCATGCGGATGCCGGCGTGGAGTGGCTGCTGGAGGAAGAGGCGGTCGACCGCTTCGCCGAGTTCGAAGCGATGAAGGCCGCGCGCCGTCCGGCGTCGGCGCAGCAGGAGCGTCCTGCGGCCGGGGAGCGTCCAAGCGTCGGAGAACGTCAGACATCGCCGCGCCCGACTGCCGCAGCCCGTCCTGCTCCGGTCTCCGGCCCGCAGCCGGCGATCCCGGACGGCGAGGCGGTGCAGCAGGCGCGCTTCGTCGCCGAAGCCGCGCGATCGCTCGGCGAGTTGAAGACCGCGATCGAAGCCTTCAACGGTTGCAATCTCAAGCACAGCGCCCGCTCGACCATCTTTGCCAGCGGCGATGCCGAAAGCGGCATCATGGTGATCGGCTCGGCGCCGAGCGCCGAAGACGATCGTGAAGGGCTGCCCTTCTCGGGTAAGTCCGGCCAGTTGTTCGACAAGATGCTGGCGGCGATCGGGCTGAACCGCTCAAGCGTTCTGCTAACGCAGGTCATCCCCTGGCGCCCGCCGGGCAACCGGGCGGCATCGGCGGCCGAGATCGACATCTGCCGGCCCTTCATCGAACGACAGATCGCGCTCATCGAACCACAGGCGATCCTGCTGCTCGGCAATTTCGCGGCGCGATTCTTCTTCGGGGAAAACGATACGATTCACGGCCTGCGGGGCCGTTGGAAGGACATCGTCATCGCGGATCGTGCCATTCCGGCCATCGCCAGCCTGCATCCCCAGGATCTGTTAACAGCGCCCGTCAACAAGCGGCTGGCCTGGAACGATCTTCTCGCTTTTCAGGCAAAACTCAAATCCCTCTCCTTGCTCAGAAATTAG
- a CDS encoding Hsp70 family protein: MAQALGFDFGTTNTVLAMADGGTTGSMTFTSTAGTADSMRTALSFMKDAQLGASALKVEAGHAAIRQFIDNPGECRFLQSIKTFAASALFQGTLIFAKRHNFEDLMEVFVRRLRNYAGDSWPSDVSRIVAGRPVHFAGASPDPDLATQRYNEALSRFGFPEIHYVYEPVAAAFYFAQNLKRDATVLVADFGGGTTDYSLIRFETVAGRLTATPIGHSGVGVAGDHFDYRMIDNIVAPLIGKGSYFKSFDKLLEVPSNYYSSFGRWNQLSIFKTTREFEDLKKLVRTSLEPEKLEIFIDLIDHDEGYPLYQAVSATKMALSAAEEAPFDFAPLGRSGHRSVRRSDFEGWIAEDLARIEAALDEVLDKTETKPAEIDKVFLTGGTSFVPAVRRIFTERFDRDRIESGGELLSIAHGLALIGEREDITQWTVQ, translated from the coding sequence ATGGCTCAGGCGCTAGGTTTCGACTTCGGCACGACGAATACGGTTCTGGCCATGGCGGACGGCGGAACTACGGGCTCTATGACATTCACGAGCACGGCGGGCACCGCCGACAGCATGCGCACCGCGCTGTCCTTCATGAAGGATGCCCAGCTTGGCGCTTCGGCGCTGAAGGTGGAGGCCGGCCATGCGGCGATCCGTCAGTTCATCGACAATCCCGGCGAATGCCGCTTCCTGCAGTCGATCAAGACCTTTGCGGCGAGCGCGCTGTTCCAAGGCACGCTGATCTTCGCCAAGCGGCATAATTTCGAAGATCTGATGGAGGTCTTCGTGCGGCGCCTGCGCAACTATGCCGGCGACAGCTGGCCCTCAGACGTAAGCCGCATCGTCGCCGGCCGCCCGGTACATTTCGCCGGCGCCAGCCCAGATCCCGATCTTGCCACCCAACGTTATAACGAGGCGCTGTCGCGCTTCGGCTTTCCCGAAATCCACTATGTCTACGAGCCGGTCGCCGCCGCTTTCTATTTCGCGCAGAACCTGAAGCGGGATGCGACCGTGCTGGTCGCCGATTTCGGCGGCGGCACGACCGACTATTCGCTGATCCGCTTCGAGACCGTCGCCGGCAGGCTGACGGCAACGCCGATCGGCCATTCCGGCGTCGGCGTCGCCGGCGATCACTTCGACTACAGGATGATCGACAATATCGTTGCGCCGCTGATCGGCAAGGGCAGCTATTTCAAGAGCTTCGACAAGCTCCTTGAAGTGCCGTCCAACTATTATTCCAGCTTCGGCCGCTGGAACCAGCTGTCGATCTTCAAGACCACGCGCGAATTCGAGGATCTGAAGAAGCTGGTGCGCACCAGCCTGGAACCGGAAAAGCTGGAGATCTTCATCGACCTGATCGACCATGACGAGGGATATCCGCTGTATCAGGCGGTATCGGCGACGAAGATGGCGCTCTCGGCCGCCGAGGAGGCGCCTTTCGATTTCGCACCACTCGGCCGCAGCGGCCACCGCAGCGTCCGGCGCAGCGATTTCGAAGGCTGGATCGCCGAGGATCTCGCCCGCATCGAAGCCGCGCTCGACGAGGTGCTCGACAAGACCGAGACGAAGCCTGCCGAGATCGACAAAGTGTTCTTGACCGGCGGTACGTCCTTCGTGCCGGCCGTACGCCGTATCTTCACCGAGCGCTTTGACCGCGACCGGATTGAAAGCGGCGGCGAACTGCTGTCGATCGCCCACGGCCTGGCGCTGATCGGCGAACGCGAGGACATCACGCAATGGACTGTGCAATAG